From one Pseudomonas sp. S35 genomic stretch:
- a CDS encoding AraC family transcriptional regulator — protein MAVKTNWYEADSRFIPGHNQPATLIDLALSRDIDSHRLLRGTGLFHEDILAGTARLSPQQFLALIGNSRKLLDADDSSFLFGQRLLPGYYGAASHALGHAQNLHQALEILIQQQVLLSPLVSLQLELDEHHAYLYWLDSCGAGEQWRFLLEASMTSLVAMSQWLSGERLPWVCSFSHAEPRYVEQYWVHLGEDTRFERPLDMLCIPREHLTRAWPGASATAGQVARRQAREQIEQLGFAGSFLDCLYDYLREHVRQPPSLEQAAQAFAMSPATLKRKLHKHDTGFQQQVDRVRKQVALHLYQVKGYSNDEVAAYLNFNDAANFRRSFKRWTGSTPNLIRQLFSSR, from the coding sequence AGGCCGACAGCCGCTTCATTCCAGGGCACAACCAGCCCGCTACGCTGATTGACCTGGCCTTGTCCCGGGACATCGACAGCCATCGTTTGCTGCGCGGCACCGGGCTGTTCCACGAGGACATCCTGGCCGGCACGGCGCGCTTGAGCCCGCAGCAGTTCCTGGCGCTGATCGGCAACAGTCGCAAGCTGCTGGATGCCGATGACAGCAGCTTCCTGTTCGGCCAGCGCTTGCTGCCCGGCTATTACGGCGCGGCCAGCCATGCCTTGGGCCATGCACAGAATCTGCATCAGGCGCTGGAGATCCTGATTCAACAGCAGGTGCTGCTCAGCCCGTTGGTCAGCCTGCAATTGGAACTCGATGAGCACCACGCCTACCTGTATTGGCTGGACAGTTGCGGGGCTGGCGAGCAGTGGCGGTTTCTGCTGGAAGCGAGCATGACCTCGCTGGTTGCCATGAGCCAATGGCTCAGCGGCGAGCGGCTGCCGTGGGTGTGCAGTTTCAGCCATGCCGAGCCGCGTTATGTCGAACAGTATTGGGTGCACCTGGGCGAAGACACGCGCTTCGAGCGCCCGCTGGACATGCTGTGCATCCCCCGCGAACACCTCACCCGCGCCTGGCCGGGGGCGTCGGCCACCGCCGGCCAGGTCGCGCGCCGGCAGGCCCGCGAACAGATCGAACAATTGGGCTTTGCCGGCAGTTTTCTCGATTGCCTCTACGACTACCTGCGCGAGCACGTGCGCCAACCGCCTAGCCTGGAACAGGCGGCCCAGGCCTTCGCCATGAGCCCGGCGACCCTCAAGCGCAAGCTGCACAAACACGACACCGGCTTTCAGCAGCAAGTAGACCGGGTGCGCAAACAAGTGGCGCTGCACCTGTACCAGGTCAAGGGTTACAGCAACGACGAAGTGGCGGCGTACCTGAACTTCAACGATGCGGCGAACTTTCGGCGTTCATTCAAGCGCTGGACCGGCAGCACGCCGAACCTGATCCGCCAGTTGTTCAGCAGCCGCTAG
- a CDS encoding LysR family transcriptional regulator, protein MNPFEDMRLFCQVMESGSFTAAAEQLGLSKQFVSRRLIQLEDRLGVRLLNRSTRRLDVTPLGQSYYESALRLLGEVEQVEQGIAGQNSEPRGTIRLSAPLSFAMAHLGCLLPLFLQRHPHVSVEVDLSDRPVDLIGEGYDLVLRIGTLEDSTLIARRIASIQRVYCASPDYLALRGTPVQPDDLAQHDCLPYGHGRQVQWRFKGKVQALNVSGRMRVNNGELLRDTAIAGLGVTYLPTFIVGDALKDGRLITLLDDFAPEALTLSAVYPQHRQSSRPVQALVEFLRERLASGC, encoded by the coding sequence ATGAACCCCTTCGAAGACATGCGCCTGTTCTGCCAGGTCATGGAGTCCGGCAGTTTTACCGCCGCCGCCGAACAACTAGGGCTGTCCAAGCAATTCGTCAGCCGCCGCCTGATCCAGCTCGAAGACCGCCTTGGCGTGCGCCTGCTCAACCGCTCCACGCGCCGCCTGGACGTCACGCCGCTGGGCCAGAGTTACTACGAATCGGCCTTGCGCCTGCTCGGTGAAGTCGAGCAAGTGGAGCAGGGCATCGCCGGCCAGAACAGCGAGCCACGCGGTACCATTCGCCTTAGCGCGCCGCTGTCGTTTGCGATGGCCCACCTGGGTTGTCTGTTGCCGTTGTTCTTGCAGCGTCATCCCCACGTGTCAGTGGAAGTCGACCTCAGCGACCGCCCCGTCGACCTGATCGGCGAAGGCTACGACCTGGTGCTGCGCATTGGCACCCTGGAAGATTCGACCCTGATCGCCCGCCGTATCGCCAGCATCCAGCGGGTGTATTGCGCCAGCCCCGACTACTTGGCCCTGCGCGGCACTCCCGTGCAACCCGACGACCTGGCCCAACACGACTGCTTGCCGTACGGCCATGGCCGTCAAGTGCAATGGCGCTTCAAGGGCAAGGTACAGGCGCTGAATGTCAGCGGTCGCATGCGGGTCAATAACGGCGAGCTGTTGCGTGACACCGCCATCGCTGGCCTGGGCGTCACTTACTTGCCGACCTTTATCGTCGGCGATGCGTTGAAGGACGGTCGCCTGATCACCCTCCTTGATGACTTCGCCCCCGAAGCCCTGACCCTGTCGGCGGTGTACCCCCAGCACCGGCAAAGCTCACGGCCGGTGCAGGCGCTGGTGGAGTTCCTGCGCGAGCGCCTGGCTAGCGGCTGCTGA
- the ycaC gene encoding isochorismate family cysteine hydrolase YcaC, whose protein sequence is MTYKRLNKDDAVVLLVDHQTGLISLVQDFSPNEFKNNVLALADVAKFFNLPTILTTSFESGPNGPLVPELKELFPDAPYIPRPGQINAWDNEDFVKAVKATGRKQIIIAGVVTDVCVAFPTLCALDEGFEVFVVTDASGTFNETVQQAAWARMTAAGAQLVNWFSVACELQVDWRNDMEGLANLLSPRIPNYRNLMNSYSAFTAK, encoded by the coding sequence ATGACGTACAAGCGCTTGAACAAAGACGATGCTGTTGTCCTGTTGGTCGATCACCAGACCGGCCTGATCTCCCTGGTCCAGGATTTTTCCCCCAACGAATTCAAGAACAACGTGCTGGCCCTGGCCGACGTGGCCAAGTTCTTCAACCTGCCGACCATCCTCACCACCAGTTTTGAAAGCGGCCCGAATGGTCCGCTGGTGCCCGAGTTGAAAGAACTGTTCCCGGACGCGCCGTACATCCCGCGTCCTGGCCAGATCAACGCCTGGGATAACGAAGATTTCGTCAAGGCCGTCAAGGCCACCGGCCGCAAGCAGATCATCATTGCCGGTGTGGTCACCGACGTGTGCGTAGCGTTCCCGACCCTGTGCGCCCTCGACGAAGGCTTTGAGGTGTTCGTGGTCACCGACGCATCGGGTACCTTCAACGAAACCGTACAACAGGCCGCCTGGGCCCGCATGACCGCCGCCGGCGCGCAACTGGTGAACTGGTTCTCCGTGGCCTGCGAGCTGCAAGTGGACTGGCGCAACGACATGGAAGGCCTGGCCAACCTGCTGTCGCCGCGCATCCCCAACTACCGCAACCTGATGAACAGCTACTCGGCGTTTACTGCCAAGTAA
- a CDS encoding amidohydrolase has protein sequence MNADLILFNGQFHTVDRENPRATAVAIHQGRFVAVGTDGEAMALRGSGTQVIDLKGRTVIPGLNDSHLHLIRGGLNYNLELRWEGVPSLADALRMLKDQADRTPTPQWVRVVGGWNEFQFAEKRMPTLEELNQAAPDTPVFVLHLYDRALLNRAALRVAGYTKDTPNPPGGEIVRDSNGNPTGMLVARPNAMILYSTLAKGPKLPLEYQVNSTRQFMRELNRLGLTSAIDAGGGFQNYPDDYAVIEQLAKDEQLTVRIAYNLFTQKPKEELSDFKNWTGSVTLHQGDDYLRHNGAGEMLVFSAADFEDFLEPRPDLPLTMEQELEPVVRHLVEQRWPFRLHATYNESISRMLDVFEKVNRDIPFNGLPWFFDHAETITPQNIERVRALGGGIAIQDRMAFQGEYFVERYGAKAAEATPPIKRMLAEGVPVGAGTDATRVSSYNPWTSLYWMVSGRTVGGLELHAEGLPRLTALELFTHGSAWFSSEQGKKGQIKVGQLADVAALSADFFSVDEEAIKWIESLLTVVGGKVVYGAGDFEDFAPPRVPVLPDWSPVVKVPGHWRATSPLQAQVHQCSGPCGVHSHSHEKARLSSVPVSDFQGFWGAFGCSCFAF, from the coding sequence ATGAACGCCGATCTGATTCTGTTCAATGGCCAGTTCCACACTGTGGATCGAGAAAACCCACGCGCAACCGCCGTCGCCATCCATCAAGGCCGCTTCGTCGCCGTCGGCACCGACGGCGAGGCTATGGCCCTGCGTGGCAGCGGTACTCAGGTCATCGACCTTAAGGGGCGTACGGTCATCCCCGGCCTCAACGACTCCCACCTGCACCTGATCCGTGGCGGGTTGAACTACAACCTCGAACTGCGCTGGGAAGGCGTGCCGTCCCTGGCCGATGCCCTGCGCATGCTCAAGGATCAGGCCGACCGCACGCCAACGCCGCAATGGGTGCGCGTAGTGGGTGGCTGGAACGAATTCCAGTTCGCCGAAAAACGCATGCCGACCCTGGAAGAACTCAACCAGGCCGCGCCGGACACCCCGGTATTCGTGCTGCACCTGTACGACCGCGCCTTGCTCAACCGCGCCGCCCTGCGTGTGGCCGGCTACACCAAGGACACGCCGAACCCGCCGGGCGGCGAGATCGTGCGCGACAGCAACGGCAACCCCACCGGCATGCTGGTGGCGCGACCCAACGCGATGATCCTCTACTCGACCTTGGCCAAAGGCCCGAAACTGCCGCTGGAATACCAGGTCAACTCCACGCGCCAGTTCATGCGTGAACTCAATCGCCTCGGCCTCACCAGCGCGATCGACGCTGGCGGTGGTTTCCAGAATTACCCCGATGACTACGCGGTGATCGAGCAACTGGCCAAGGACGAACAACTGACGGTGCGCATCGCCTACAACTTGTTCACCCAGAAGCCCAAGGAAGAACTCAGCGACTTCAAGAACTGGACCGGCAGCGTCACCCTGCACCAGGGCGACGACTACCTGCGCCACAACGGCGCCGGCGAGATGCTGGTGTTCTCGGCGGCGGACTTCGAAGACTTCCTGGAGCCGCGCCCGGACCTGCCGCTGACCATGGAGCAGGAACTGGAACCGGTGGTGCGTCATCTGGTGGAGCAGCGCTGGCCGTTCCGCCTGCATGCGACGTACAACGAATCCATCTCACGCATGCTCGACGTGTTCGAGAAGGTCAACCGCGACATCCCGTTCAATGGCCTGCCGTGGTTCTTCGACCACGCCGAAACCATCACCCCGCAAAACATCGAGCGCGTGCGAGCTTTGGGCGGCGGTATTGCGATCCAGGACCGCATGGCGTTCCAGGGTGAGTACTTCGTAGAACGCTATGGCGCCAAGGCCGCCGAAGCCACGCCGCCGATCAAGCGCATGCTCGCCGAAGGCGTGCCGGTAGGCGCGGGCACCGATGCCACGCGGGTGTCGAGCTACAACCCGTGGACCTCGCTGTATTGGATGGTCAGCGGCCGCACCGTCGGCGGCCTGGAACTGCACGCCGAAGGCCTGCCGCGCCTTACCGCGCTGGAGCTGTTCACCCACGGCAGTGCCTGGTTCTCGTCCGAACAGGGCAAGAAAGGCCAGATCAAGGTCGGCCAACTGGCAGACGTCGCCGCATTGTCGGCAGACTTTTTCAGCGTCGATGAAGAGGCCATCAAGTGGATCGAGTCGCTGCTCACCGTGGTCGGCGGCAAGGTGGTGTACGGCGCCGGCGACTTCGAAGACTTCGCCCCGCCGCGCGTGCCGGTGCTGCCGGACTGGTCGCCGGTGGTCAAGGTGCCGGGGCACTGGCGTGCGACTTCACCGCTCCAGGCCCAGGTTCACCAGTGCAGCGGCCCTTGCGGCGTGCATTCCCACAGCCATGAGAAAGCCCGTCTTTCCAGCGTGCCGGTCAGCGACTTCCAGGGTTTCTGGGGCGCGTTTGGCTGCTCGTGCTTTGCCTTTTAA
- a CDS encoding antibiotic biosynthesis monooxygenase, whose amino-acid sequence MDPAAKTGPDEVVTLVVKHLIKQGQEADYEAWLRRIVRIAGERPGHLGVDVVRSKQNSLALFTCVLRYRSTDDLQTWLDSPERQALIAEATPMLADGDKTEIGAVNEFWFAPLADSAAKPPRWKQAVVTLFVILPLTLLVPIVWGPILRLHPFLSNYVVATFLVTLTIVLLVVYLLMPAATRLFAPWLEASVKETL is encoded by the coding sequence ATGGACCCAGCAGCAAAAACAGGGCCCGACGAAGTCGTCACCCTGGTCGTCAAACACCTGATCAAGCAAGGCCAGGAAGCCGATTACGAAGCCTGGCTGCGCCGTATCGTGCGCATCGCCGGCGAGCGTCCGGGGCACTTGGGTGTCGACGTGGTACGCAGCAAACAGAACAGCCTGGCGCTGTTCACCTGCGTGCTGCGCTACCGCTCCACTGACGACCTGCAAACCTGGCTCGACTCCCCCGAACGCCAAGCCCTGATCGCCGAAGCCACGCCGATGCTGGCGGACGGTGACAAGACCGAAATCGGTGCGGTCAACGAATTCTGGTTCGCGCCCCTGGCCGACAGCGCCGCCAAGCCGCCGCGCTGGAAGCAGGCAGTGGTCACCCTGTTCGTCATTCTGCCGCTGACCCTGCTGGTGCCGATTGTGTGGGGCCCGATCCTGCGCCTGCACCCGTTCCTCTCCAACTATGTGGTCGCCACGTTCCTGGTCACCCTGACCATCGTGCTGCTGGTGGTGTACCTGCTGATGCCAGCGGCCACTCGCCTGTTCGCTCCCTGGCTTGAAGCCTCTGTAAAGGAAACCCTATGA
- a CDS encoding NUDIX domain-containing protein, whose protein sequence is MDNSPVRITAEETLSDNWYLLKKYSFDLRRRDGSWQAQTREVYDRGNGATILLYNRAQRTVLLIRQFRMPTFVNDYHGYLIEAAAGLLDNASPEERIRLEAEEETGYRVGQVEKIYAAFMSPGSVTERIHFFIGEYQPGDRTGSGGGLEEEGEDIEVLELGFEQALAMVHSGEIADGKTIMLLQHLELRMLKEGW, encoded by the coding sequence ATGGACAACAGCCCCGTTCGCATCACCGCCGAAGAAACCCTCTCGGACAACTGGTACCTGCTGAAAAAATACAGCTTCGACCTGCGCCGCCGCGACGGCAGCTGGCAAGCCCAGACCCGCGAGGTGTATGACCGCGGCAATGGCGCGACCATCCTGTTGTACAACCGTGCGCAACGCACCGTGTTGCTGATTCGCCAATTCCGCATGCCCACCTTCGTCAATGACTACCACGGCTATCTGATTGAAGCGGCGGCGGGCCTGCTCGACAACGCCAGCCCCGAAGAGCGCATTCGCCTGGAGGCCGAGGAGGAGACCGGTTATCGCGTGGGGCAGGTAGAGAAGATCTATGCGGCGTTCATGAGCCCTGGGTCGGTCACCGAACGTATTCATTTTTTTATCGGTGAGTATCAGCCGGGCGACCGCACCGGCAGCGGTGGCGGCCTGGAGGAGGAGGGCGAGGACATCGAGGTGCTGGAGCTGGGCTTCGAGCAGGCCCTGGCAATGGTGCACAGCGGCGAGATCGCCGACGGCAAGACCATCATGCTGTTGCAGCACCTGGAGCTGCGCATGTTGAAAGAAGGCTGGTGA
- a CDS encoding SDR family oxidoreductase, whose product MDFTGKTAIVTGGARGLGLSYARALALGGARVVISDIGADKVGAGNDASVVQAAAQALQAEGLAVIGHGGDLSTSEGCQQLVAYAIEAFGQLDILIHNAGWVGYQNIQELDAAFLQRAMDINLYAPLWLCKHAWPHLLHSTAPRIILTTSDRAMYAQYEQTGLVAYSAGKMAQLGIMNALSHEGAEAGIRVNAISPVAKTRMWGVTEEPDELKPEWVTPGVLFLASTLCEDTGYILRASNGQFTATRFTENPGVAYPRNLARIHAGSAEEVAAAWPRIKQA is encoded by the coding sequence ATGGATTTCACAGGTAAAACCGCCATCGTCACTGGCGGTGCGCGCGGGTTGGGACTCAGTTATGCACGGGCGCTGGCCCTGGGCGGTGCCCGGGTGGTGATCAGCGATATCGGCGCCGACAAGGTGGGCGCCGGCAACGATGCCTCGGTGGTCCAGGCGGCGGCGCAGGCCTTGCAGGCCGAAGGGCTCGCGGTGATCGGACATGGCGGTGACCTGTCCACCAGCGAGGGCTGCCAGCAACTGGTTGCGTACGCCATTGAGGCATTCGGTCAACTCGACATCCTGATTCACAACGCCGGTTGGGTGGGTTACCAGAACATCCAAGAGCTGGATGCCGCATTCCTGCAGCGGGCCATGGACATCAACCTCTACGCGCCACTCTGGCTGTGCAAGCACGCGTGGCCGCACCTGCTGCACTCAACCGCGCCGCGCATTATCCTCACTACATCCGACCGCGCCATGTACGCACAATACGAGCAGACCGGCCTGGTGGCCTACAGCGCTGGCAAGATGGCGCAACTGGGGATCATGAACGCCCTGAGCCATGAGGGCGCCGAGGCCGGCATCCGCGTCAATGCGATCTCGCCGGTGGCCAAGACGCGGATGTGGGGCGTGACCGAGGAACCCGACGAACTCAAGCCGGAATGGGTAACCCCAGGGGTATTGTTTCTCGCCTCCACGCTGTGCGAGGACACGGGCTACATCCTGCGCGCCAGCAACGGTCAATTCACCGCAACACGCTTCACTGAGAATCCTGGCGTGGCTTACCCGCGCAACCTGGCGCGGATCCACGCCGGCAGTGCTGAAGAAGTCGCGGCCGCGTGGCCTCGCATCAAACAAGCGTGA
- a CDS encoding alpha/beta hydrolase produces MPSRFMSRLSLRWLPLLCMALLIVGLPVGCSVLQHKERELVFRIEPGTASWYSGLPKAVQEFELKPASFKSGQNIHGWWYPADKKDAPAILYLHGVRWNLTGQLFRIEQLHALGYSVLAIDYRGFGQSRGDLPSETTVYEDARIAWERFQVLQPDPSKRLIYGHSLGGAVAIDLAAELGKQKPLPVRGLVIESTFTSLADVATAVANTSLPVRWLLSQKFDSIDKIADIHMPLLVVHGLDDRYVPPRFSQQLFEAAQEPKRLLLVPGASHNNSMSLAGRSYRQALDNLMQARMPAQVVTHSTGRNGDS; encoded by the coding sequence ATGCCCTCTCGTTTTATGTCGCGCCTGAGCCTGCGCTGGTTGCCCCTGCTGTGCATGGCGTTGTTGATCGTCGGCCTGCCGGTGGGCTGCAGCGTGCTGCAACACAAGGAACGCGAACTGGTGTTTCGCATCGAACCCGGCACCGCCAGTTGGTACAGCGGCTTGCCCAAGGCGGTGCAAGAGTTCGAACTCAAGCCCGCCAGTTTCAAATCGGGGCAGAACATTCATGGCTGGTGGTACCCGGCGGACAAGAAGGACGCGCCGGCGATCCTGTATCTGCACGGCGTGCGCTGGAACCTCACCGGGCAGTTGTTTCGCATCGAGCAATTGCACGCATTGGGCTATTCGGTACTGGCCATCGACTACCGCGGCTTTGGCCAAAGCCGTGGCGATCTGCCGTCGGAAACTACCGTATACGAAGATGCGCGCATCGCCTGGGAGCGCTTCCAGGTACTGCAACCCGACCCGAGCAAGCGCCTGATCTACGGGCATTCCCTGGGCGGCGCGGTCGCCATCGACCTGGCCGCCGAGTTGGGCAAGCAAAAGCCGCTACCGGTACGCGGGTTGGTGATTGAGTCCACCTTCACCTCCCTGGCGGATGTGGCCACGGCGGTGGCAAACACCTCGTTGCCGGTGCGCTGGTTGCTGTCGCAGAAGTTTGATTCCATCGACAAGATCGCCGATATCCACATGCCATTGCTGGTGGTGCACGGGCTGGACGACCGCTATGTGCCGCCGCGTTTCAGCCAGCAATTGTTTGAGGCCGCCCAGGAACCCAAACGGCTGTTACTGGTGCCCGGCGCCAGCCATAACAACAGCATGAGCCTGGCCGGGCGCAGTTATCGCCAGGCACTCGACAACCTGATGCAGGCCAGGATGCCGGCCCAGGTTGTGACGCACTCCACAGGGCGTAACGGCGACTCATAA
- a CDS encoding alpha-hydroxy acid oxidase, whose protein sequence is MSLITTIEDLRRLAQKRVPRMFYDYADSGSWTESTYRANESDFARIKFRQRVARNIDERSIRSTMIGQHMAMPVALAPTGLAGMQHADGEILTARAAARFGLRYTLSTMSICSLEDIAEQVGQPFWFQLYVMRDRAFVEQLIERAKAAGVDALVLTLDLQILGQRHKDLINGLSAPPKLTLPNLLNMATKPRWVMGMLGTRRRGFGNIVGHVKGVADMSSLSSWTAQQFDPRLSWDDVEWIKKCWGGKLIIKGILDVEDARLAADSGADALVVSNHGGRQLDGAPSSISQLPAIVDAVGERIEVWLDGGIRSGQDVLKAMALGAKGTMIGRPHLYGLGAMGEAGVTKALDIIARELDVSMALCGYNDIRDVNREILLPGTFPERIA, encoded by the coding sequence ATGTCGTTGATCACAACCATCGAAGATTTACGCAGGCTCGCGCAAAAACGTGTCCCAAGGATGTTCTACGATTACGCCGATTCCGGCTCCTGGACTGAGAGCACCTACCGGGCGAATGAAAGCGATTTTGCCCGGATCAAATTCCGCCAGCGGGTGGCGCGCAACATCGATGAGCGCTCGATCCGCAGCACCATGATCGGCCAGCACATGGCCATGCCGGTGGCCCTTGCGCCTACCGGCCTGGCGGGCATGCAGCATGCCGATGGCGAGATTCTCACCGCCCGTGCGGCCGCCAGGTTTGGCCTGCGCTACACCTTGTCGACCATGAGTATCTGCTCCCTGGAAGACATCGCCGAGCAGGTAGGCCAGCCGTTCTGGTTCCAGCTGTACGTGATGCGCGACCGCGCCTTTGTCGAGCAACTGATCGAACGCGCCAAGGCTGCCGGTGTGGATGCATTGGTGCTGACCCTGGACTTGCAGATCCTCGGGCAACGGCACAAGGACTTGATCAACGGCCTGTCGGCGCCGCCGAAACTGACCTTGCCGAATCTGCTCAACATGGCGACCAAACCGCGTTGGGTGATGGGCATGCTCGGCACCCGGCGTCGCGGTTTCGGCAACATCGTCGGGCATGTGAAAGGCGTGGCGGACATGAGTTCACTGTCGTCCTGGACCGCCCAGCAGTTCGATCCGCGCCTGAGCTGGGACGATGTGGAATGGATCAAGAAGTGCTGGGGCGGCAAGCTGATCATCAAGGGTATCCTCGATGTGGAAGACGCACGCCTGGCGGCCGATTCCGGTGCGGATGCCCTGGTGGTGAGCAATCATGGCGGCCGTCAGTTGGATGGCGCACCGTCGAGCATCAGCCAGTTGCCAGCGATTGTCGACGCAGTGGGCGAGCGTATCGAGGTGTGGCTCGACGGTGGCATTCGTTCCGGCCAGGACGTGCTCAAGGCGATGGCACTCGGCGCCAAAGGCACCATGATCGGTCGCCCGCACTTGTACGGGTTGGGGGCGATGGGCGAGGCGGGCGTGACCAAGGCACTTGACATCATCGCCCGTGAATTGGACGTGTCGATGGCACTGTGTGGCTATAACGATATACGCGATGTGAACCGTGAGATTTTGCTGCCGGGGACCTTTCCCGAACGCATCGCCTGA
- a CDS encoding DeoR/GlpR family DNA-binding transcription regulator, which produces MHSTHHAIDLPSLRKQKILLLLERDGKVTASELVEHFAVSQDTIRRDLGELAAAGLLQRVHGGALPRPKDTGKDFFTRVGETNDTKRQLAQLAADRVEDGQIVLFDSGSTTLQIAQSLPRSISLTVVTTSPMIAIALADHPNVKMILAGGQLNPATLSTGGHEAVRLIQSIKADLLFTGVCALHPEVGISSLHFDEVAVKQALLDSASHVVAVTMADKLGAVEPFVVAPCNRIHTLITEWHVPSVEAYEQLGLDVLRVEG; this is translated from the coding sequence ATGCACAGCACTCATCACGCTATCGACCTGCCTTCCCTGCGCAAGCAAAAGATCCTGTTGCTGCTGGAACGCGACGGTAAAGTCACCGCATCAGAATTGGTCGAGCACTTTGCCGTGTCCCAGGACACCATCCGCCGCGACCTCGGCGAACTCGCCGCCGCCGGCCTGCTGCAACGCGTACACGGCGGCGCCCTGCCCCGGCCCAAGGACACTGGCAAAGATTTTTTCACCCGGGTCGGCGAAACCAATGACACCAAGCGCCAACTCGCGCAGCTGGCGGCGGACCGCGTGGAAGACGGCCAGATTGTGCTGTTCGACTCAGGCTCCACCACGCTGCAGATCGCTCAGTCACTGCCCCGCTCAATCAGCCTGACCGTAGTCACGACCTCGCCGATGATCGCCATCGCCCTCGCCGATCATCCCAACGTTAAGATGATCCTGGCCGGTGGTCAGCTCAACCCGGCCACCCTGTCCACCGGTGGCCACGAAGCCGTGCGCCTGATCCAGAGCATCAAAGCTGATCTGCTGTTTACCGGCGTATGCGCATTGCATCCAGAGGTGGGCATCAGCTCACTGCATTTTGATGAAGTGGCGGTCAAGCAAGCGTTGCTCGACAGTGCGTCCCACGTGGTTGCGGTGACTATGGCGGATAAACTTGGCGCTGTGGAGCCGTTTGTGGTGGCGCCGTGCAACCGGATTCACACGCTTATCACCGAGTGGCACGTGCCTAGTGTCGAGGCGTATGAGCAACTGGGGCTGGACGTCCTGCGGGTTGAGGGTTAA
- a CDS encoding PLD nuclease N-terminal domain-containing protein — MQIEYVWIGLAVILLLLELWAINTVLRSTSGWESKGLWLVILIFVPLFGLIAWAAFGPKREMPAQRRQ; from the coding sequence ATGCAAATAGAATATGTCTGGATCGGTTTGGCGGTGATTCTGCTGCTCTTGGAACTGTGGGCAATCAATACGGTATTGCGCAGCACCAGTGGTTGGGAAAGCAAAGGCTTGTGGCTGGTGATCCTGATCTTTGTGCCATTGTTCGGTTTGATTGCCTGGGCGGCATTCGGGCCTAAACGCGAGATGCCAGCGCAGCGTCGACAGTGA
- a CDS encoding putative natural product biosynthesis protein, translating into MNHQLPAGASRLVSKASRRLRAEPARAEYPSNSRCFVHLDARLLPYWHTLFDICPALLKLDPPEGLNLFRSFMTWAYRNQPAQDWTYHLNVCRWLLGSPYRAQIDDEPIEAFMAAAAARWVITDDSQAQGVVLAWQGLRVFDWKQAAGEGLEQPALPPAPGDFVWCSLTAQGGFSGWLPVP; encoded by the coding sequence ATGAACCATCAATTGCCTGCAGGCGCCAGTCGCCTGGTCAGCAAAGCGTCTCGTCGCCTGCGCGCGGAACCGGCGCGGGCTGAATACCCGAGTAACTCCCGTTGTTTCGTGCACCTGGATGCACGCCTTTTGCCCTACTGGCATACCCTGTTCGATATCTGCCCGGCGCTGCTCAAACTCGACCCGCCCGAAGGCTTGAACCTGTTCCGCAGCTTTATGACATGGGCCTATCGCAATCAACCCGCGCAGGATTGGACCTATCACCTGAATGTGTGCCGCTGGCTGCTCGGCTCGCCGTATCGCGCGCAAATCGACGATGAACCTATCGAAGCGTTCATGGCTGCGGCGGCGGCGCGTTGGGTCATCACCGATGACAGCCAGGCGCAGGGTGTGGTCCTGGCCTGGCAAGGGCTCAGGGTATTCGACTGGAAACAGGCGGCGGGCGAGGGCCTCGAACAGCCGGCCTTGCCGCCTGCGCCAGGTGACTTCGTGTGGTGCTCGCTGACAGCCCAAGGCGGCTTCAGTGGTTGGTTGCCGGTGCCTTGA
- a CDS encoding DUF2946 domain-containing protein → MKSSHPDRSLIVWTLYFCVLMNLFVCGLGHGQMMGQQLNGIGGAFCSVDGKQAPLSDKGLSSPSSGNISNYFACPVCAALTVALVFLIGLAWLLGLGQTPRPAHEQRNKAPPRHAWPSANPRASPAV, encoded by the coding sequence ATGAAATCGAGCCACCCCGACCGTTCGCTGATCGTCTGGACCCTGTACTTCTGCGTGCTGATGAACCTGTTCGTGTGCGGTTTGGGCCATGGTCAGATGATGGGCCAACAGCTCAATGGCATCGGCGGCGCGTTCTGTTCGGTGGACGGCAAGCAGGCGCCACTTTCCGACAAAGGGTTGAGCAGCCCGTCCTCCGGCAACATCTCGAACTACTTTGCCTGCCCGGTCTGCGCGGCCCTGACGGTTGCCCTGGTGTTCCTGATCGGCCTTGCGTGGTTGCTGGGCCTTGGACAAACTCCGCGTCCAGCCCACGAACAACGTAACAAGGCGCCGCCGCGCCATGCCTGGCCCTCGGCCAACCCCCGCGCTTCCCCCGCAGTCTGA